A genome region from Osmerus mordax isolate fOsmMor3 chromosome 27, fOsmMor3.pri, whole genome shotgun sequence includes the following:
- the ptgfr gene encoding prostaglandin F2-alpha receptor, with the protein MSTNGSAETSMSEVNVTNITCSQIELSITSSAISMTVGIFSNTLALVILVKAYHRFHLKSKTSFLLFASGLVVTDILGHLINGSLVLYVYSSHKRWETFDQHHILCSLFGASMVFFGLSPLLFGSVMAVDRCLGVTRPLFHSTALVAHDMKRLLGFTWLLAAFVALLPILLWRPYQVQRSQSWCFFYLEGPRDWLDVLPPLLFSLLGLFSLVVSIVCNTLTSCTLLQSRLWQEHHCKVPSHHFEMVYQLLAIMLVSCVCWGPLLVNVIFLSTAARNDQAYSRLLLVVRMATWNQILDPWVYILLRKAVLKKLFRLLDNCCGSRSSPALHQFKCKGSEEPSTSFVSRTHSYCLDSLALPDTRIKHGTSS; encoded by the exons ATGTCAACTAATGGGAGTGCAGAGACTAGCATGTCAGAAGTCAATGTCACCAACATCACCTGCAGTCAGATTGAGCTGTCCATTACCTCCTCTGCCATCTCCATGACTGTGGGTATCTTCTCCAATACCCTGGCACTGGTCATCCTGGTCAAAGCCTACCACCGTTTCCACCTAAAGTCCAAGACATCTTTCCTGTTATTTGCCAGTGGCTTGGTGGTCACAGATATCCTAGGCCATCTAATTAATGGCTCCCTGGTTCTCTATGTTTACAGCTCCCACAAGAGGTGGGAAACATTTGACCAACACCACATCCTATGCAGCCTTTTTGGGGCAAGTATGGTGTTCTTTGGCTTAAGTCCCCTCCTCTTTGGCAGTGTCATGGCGGTGGATCGCTGTCTCGGAGTTACCAGGCCTCTGTTTCACTCCACAGCCCTGGTGGCCCATGACATGAAGAGGCTACTTGGGTTCACTTGGCTCCTGGCTGCCTTTGTTGCCCTACTGCCGATTCTGCTGTGGAGACCCTACCAGGTACAGCGCTCCCAGAGCTGGTGCTTCTTCTACCTGGAGGGTCCTCGTGATTGGCTCGATGTGTTGCCgccactgctgttctccctGCTGGGCCTGTTCTCATTGGTGGTGTCCATCGTGTGCAACACACTGACAAGCTGCACCCTGTTGCAGTCCAGGCTGTGGCAGGAGCATCACTGCAAAGTCCCTTCTCACCACTTTGAGATGGTCTACCAGCTCCTAGCCATCATGCTGgtgtcctgtgtctgctggggcCCTTTATTG GTTAATGTGATCTTCTTGAGCACAGCAGCCAGGAATGACCAAGCTTACTCTCGCCTGTTGTTGGTGGTTCGCATGGCCACCTGGAACCAGATCCTGGACCCCTGGGTCTACATCCTGCTGCGGAAAGCCGTTCTAAAAAAGCTCTTCCGGCTGCTCGACAACTGCTGTGGCTCAagatcctctcctgccctccaccAATTTAAGTGTAAAGGTTCTGAAGAACCCAGCACCTCCTTCGTCAGTAGGACTCACTCCTATTGTCTGGACAGTTTAGCACTGCCAGACACTAGGATCAAACATGGGACCTCATCTTAA